From Vigna unguiculata cultivar IT97K-499-35 chromosome 5, ASM411807v1, whole genome shotgun sequence, the proteins below share one genomic window:
- the LOC114183098 gene encoding calmodulin-like protein 7, translating into MPTIMLRFFLLYNLLHPFLLSLVPKKVRAILSPSWFRSSTTTTPPTPTPTPTPSSSSSSAFTRISMSMDPTELKRVFQMFDRNGDGRITQKELSDSLDNLGIFIPDKELAVMIERIDVNGDGCVDIDEFGELYQTIMDERDEDDDMREAFNVFDQNGDGFITVEELRTVLSSLGLKQGRTVEDCKKMIMKVDVDGDGMVDYKEFKQMMKGGGFSALT; encoded by the coding sequence ATGCCAACTATTATGCTTaggttttttcttctttacaaCCTCCTTCACCCATTTCTTCTGAGTCTGGTTCCTAAGAAGGTGCGAGCCATTCTCTCTCCTTCCTGGTTCCGatcctccaccaccaccacaccaccaacaccaacaccaacaccaacaccatcatcttcttcttcgaGTGCCTTCACAAGAATTTCAATGTCGATGGATCCCACCGAGCTGAAGCGCGTGTTTCAGATGTTCGACCGCAATGGCGACGGGCGAATCACGCAGAAGGAGCTGAGCGATTCGTTGGACAATCTGGGTATTTTCATTCCCGACAAGGAACTGGCCGTGATGATCGAGAGGATAGACGTTAACGGAGATGGGTGCGTGGACATCGACGAGTTCGGGGAGCTCTACCAGACGATCATGGACGAGCGTGACGAGGACGACGACATGCGAGAGGCCTTCAACGTCTTCGATCAGAACGGCGATGGCTTCATCACCGTGGAAGAGTTGAGGACCGTTTTGTCCTCGCTCGGGTTGAAACAGGGAAGAACAGTGGAGGATTGCAAGAAGATGATCATGAAGGTGGACGTTGATGGAGATGGGATGGTCGATTACAAAGAGTTCAAGCAGATGATGAAAGGGGGTGGCTTTAGTGCTCTCACCTGA